A single region of the Lycium barbarum isolate Lr01 chromosome 2, ASM1917538v2, whole genome shotgun sequence genome encodes:
- the LOC132626257 gene encoding mitochondrial inner membrane protease ATP23: protein MAESSTVNGGSTVEECQDMIRRSLRTPMVKFLKEHLEKSGCRIGDNFIKAIHCDKKVSGGYVRGHGIIVCSNYMNIQDEVNQVVIHELIHAYDDCRAANLDWANCAHHACSEIRAGHLSGDCHYKRELLRGYLKIRGHEQECVRRRVMKSMAGNPYCSESASKDAMEAVWDVCYNDTKPFDRAP from the exons ATGGCAGAGTCATCCACCGTCAATGGCGGAAGTACGGTGGAGGAATGCCAAGACATGATCCGAAGAAGTCTTAGAA CTCCGATGGTGAAGTTCCTAAAGGAGCATTTGGAGAAATCTGGTTGTCGAATTGGTGATAATTTCATAAAAGCTATCCATTGTGACAAGAAGGTCAGCGGCGGCTATGTTCGCGGACATGGG ATAATTGTGTGCAGTAATTATATGAACATTCAAGATGAGGTGAATCAAGTTGTCATACATGAGTTAATTCATGCATATGATGACTGCCGTGCTGCAAATTTGGACTGGGCTAATTGTGCTCATCATGCTTGTAGTGAA ATTAGAGCTGGCCATCTTAGTGGTGATTGCCATTACAAACGGGAATTACTGAGAGGTTATCTTAAGATACGAGGCCATGAGCAA GAGTGTGTGAGGCGAAGAGTTATGAAATCAATGGCGGGTAACCCATATTGTTCAGAGTCGGCCAGTAAAGATGCCATGGAAGCTGTCTGGGATGTTTGTTACAATGATACTAAGCCCTTTGACAGAGCCCCTTGA